The genomic segment GACACCAGTACCCATCCCTGGGATTGCAAGAGTCTTCAACTCATTCTGATCGGCGCAGATCAGCGCCGCTTCAGTAGCCTTTCTTATCTTTTCCAGATTCGTCAGCCCTGCCGGTTGCTCCATTGTGGGCGCATGGATCACATGTCTGCAGGGCAGAGCGCCTGCTCTCGTGAGAATCGCTTTCCCTATGGGCGTCGGTCCTTTCCTGATCGCTTCATCCTCTATCTCTTTGCCCCCCTTCCTCTTGATGGCTCCAGCCACGCCTCCACCCATCCACCCATAAGAGTTTGCTGGATTCACGATGGCATCCACTTCCATCTCAGTAATGTCACCCTTGACAACACTTATCTTCATAGGCAAGCTCTATTTTAAATTTAATTGTCATACAATAAATATTATATCATTGAGACGATTCCTGACTTTTTATTATAAGGGCTGTTGCTATCTTTATCGTCAATAGAGAATCGGCTTTGATTAGCCTTCATGATCTTCCCTGATAAAAATAGCGAAGCACAATTTCATTTTGAGCTTGCAATTTGGAAGAATGAAGGTATATGTATGTAAGAAACTGGAGAGTGAAGGTAAAAGCCTTCATATAAATCCTGGAGCCAAGGTTCCGGGAACTTAAGAAGGGGTTTTAGGACTTTGGACCTCTGAAAAAATGAAAGTCTGGCCCGGTTTGAAGCCGGGTCTTTCCTTATCAAGAAGCGCTTACTTCCGCATCAAGAAATGGCTTTTTTGCATCGGGGAAAGATTCTTCCTGACAGTTTCTTGTGATAATATTTTCCGCATGAAAATCTCCTCTTACTCCTTTGGAAAAATTGTGTTTCAAGGAAAGAGCTATTCTTCCGATCTCATCATCTATCCTGATCGAGTGGATGACCTCTGGTGGAGAGAGGAAGGACATCTCCTCACGTTGATGGATATAGAAGAAGTCCTGAAAGCCAATCCGGAAATCATCGTTGTCGGAACGGGAGCATTCGGAATGATGAAAGTTGATCCCGCTCTGAAAGAGATTTTATTCAATAGAGGAATTGAGTTGATTGCCGAGAGGACGAAGGAAGCCTGTGATGTGTTTAACCGGTATCTTAAAAAAGGAAACAAAGTCATCGGGATGTTCCATCTTACATGCTGAGATCGAATTGATTCTTCACATCGCACGCAATGATGGAAAAGCATTCAGATTCTGGAAAGAGTTTTGTTTCAACAATAGTTAGTGAGACATTTTACAGCAGCAAAGGTAGAAGGCATGTATTACTTAAATCAGCAAGAAGAAAGGAAAAGCTGGATTCCGCTGCTGCTATTCTTCATGGTTGGAGTTTCTTTTCTGATTCCTGGTATCCTTCATTATAGAAAGGCATTCCCAGAGTCATCCATCGATTTCAAGATCTCGAGAAACGAGGCGTACGAGCGCGCGGAAGAGTTTCTACGCAAGAGAGGGATCGACATCGCGGGATATTTGAGATCGATCCGATTTGATTATGACTTTGAAGGGAAGATCTTTCTGGAACGAGATGCTGGATTTGGCGAGACAGTATCTTCAGCGGCAAGTGAGGAGGTCAAAATATGGAGATGGGAGGCGAGATGGTTCAAGCCTCATCAGAAAGTAGAGTATCGTCTCTATATCTCCCCGGATGGACAGATCTCAGGTTATCAAAGGATTCTCCCGGAAGACGCCGCAAAGGAAGACCTTGGAGCATCAGGAGCGTTGAAGATAGCAGAAGACTTTCTCACGCAAGATGTGGGCTTTTCTCTTTCTAATTATGCTCTCATCGAGCAGAGCTTCAGGAGCCTCCAAAGCAGGACCGATTATTTCTTCACCTGGGAGAGAACAAATTTCAGGATCGCCGATGCTACCTACAGAGTAACGGTTACAGTTCAGGGCAACGAGGTAGGTTCTTTCCATCAATTCCTCAATCTGCCCGAGGAGTGGAGGAGAGCCTACAGCCGGATGACATCCCGCAACGATCTCCTTCAGAACATCACTTTCCTCGCAACGTTGCCGCTTTTCATCGCCATTCCCGTATTGCTCCTCCTGCGCATGAGGCGCCACGACATCCGATGGAGAGTCGGAGCCTTTCTTGCCTTAACGCTCTTTACTTTGTACCTCCTTCAAGGGATGAACAGCATTCCCATCTTCCTGACCGGTTTCGATACGCTCCAGTCGATCGGAAGCTTTGCTGGAAGGGTGGCTCTCCAGACCATCATCCTGGCACTGACAAATGCCGCCTTGATCTTCATCATCGCTTCCGTTTCGGAATCCCTTTACAGGGAACAGTTCCCCCGGAACCTTTCCCTGTCCAGATTCTTCTCGCTGAGATTCTTCCGCACCCGTGAATTCTTTTCGGCGGCCATGGCCGGATATTCGATGACTTCCTTTCACATCGGTTTCGTCGTCCTCTTCTATTTCATGGGAAAGAAGGTTGGGGTATGGTCTCCCGCCGAAGTCGGTTACACCGATGCCCTTTCAACGTGGCTTCCATGGATCTATCCTCTTACGGCAAGTCTGACAGCCTCGTTCATGGAAGAGCTTATCTTTCGCGTCTTTGCCATTTTGCTTCTCAGGAAGTTTCTCCCAACATGGATGGCGGTAGTTATCCCTGCTTTCCTTTGGGGCTTCCTCCACAGCAATTATCCGCAGCAGCCATGCTTCATAAGGGGACTTGAAGTCGGCCTCATCGGGATCATGGCAGGATACATCTTTCTGAGATGGGGGATCTTTGCCACGCTGATCTGGCATTACTCCATCGATGCCCTTTTCATCGGACTCTTTCTCTTCAGTTCAAGCAATCCATATTTCATCATTTCCGGAGTGTTTGTCGTCGGTCTTCTTCTCTTCCCGATGATCCTTTCCCTCTTCACTATCGCAGGGCAGCGCAGACTAGAAAAGGAAACAGGAATGTGGAATGCCGATGAGCCGGGGGCTGAAGATCATTATGAGACTGGAAAACAGCTTGCTGCTAAGGAAAGGTTCGCGACTGAAGAACAGATGGTAGCGAGAGTGCAGATAGAATCGACGGAGCCACTTGAAGCGAGAGAATGGATTGATGCAAGAGGACAGTTGAAAGCGGAAAAGCAGCATGAACTAGAAGGGGAGTGTGCCGCTATACCAGGAGGGGAAGCGGCTGCAACGATGAAACCGCTGCTGTATGTTCCAATTAGTTTAAAGAAGTATCTCTTCCTGACAAGTGTCATCATTCTTTCAATCGTCATCCTCTCTCTCATTAGAGAGCTTCGTTCATGGCCAGAAACGAAAGTTGCAATCACCTCTTCTCAGGCAAAGCGGCTGGCGCAAGATTATCTCGAAAAGAGGGAAGTGGATACTTCATCGTTTAATCGAGCTACTTCCTTTGAGACCCTCACCGGCGGATACGATGATCGGTATATTCAGAACGTTTCCGGATGGGAAGGGCTTCGGATGGCTTATCGTCTGTTCAAGGATACAGCTCGATGGAAGGTTAGATTTTTCACACCCCTG from the Acidobacteriota bacterium genome contains:
- a CDS encoding macro domain-containing protein gives rise to the protein MKISVVKGDITEMEVDAIVNPANSYGWMGGGVAGAIKRKGGKEIEDEAIRKGPTPIGKAILTRAGALPCRHVIHAPTMEQPAGLTNLEKIRKATEAALICADQNELKTLAIPGMGTGVGMVPPEDAALVMLDVIRKHNAKILSEVILVAFDDVLLKAFKMPG
- a CDS encoding Mth938-like domain-containing protein; translation: MKISSYSFGKIVFQGKSYSSDLIIYPDRVDDLWWREEGHLLTLMDIEEVLKANPEIIVVGTGAFGMMKVDPALKEILFNRGIELIAERTKEACDVFNRYLKKGNKVIGMFHLTC
- a CDS encoding type II CAAX endopeptidase family protein; translation: MYYLNQQEERKSWIPLLLFFMVGVSFLIPGILHYRKAFPESSIDFKISRNEAYERAEEFLRKRGIDIAGYLRSIRFDYDFEGKIFLERDAGFGETVSSAASEEVKIWRWEARWFKPHQKVEYRLYISPDGQISGYQRILPEDAAKEDLGASGALKIAEDFLTQDVGFSLSNYALIEQSFRSLQSRTDYFFTWERTNFRIADATYRVTVTVQGNEVGSFHQFLNLPEEWRRAYSRMTSRNDLLQNITFLATLPLFIAIPVLLLLRMRRHDIRWRVGAFLALTLFTLYLLQGMNSIPIFLTGFDTLQSIGSFAGRVALQTIILALTNAALIFIIASVSESLYREQFPRNLSLSRFFSLRFFRTREFFSAAMAGYSMTSFHIGFVVLFYFMGKKVGVWSPAEVGYTDALSTWLPWIYPLTASLTASFMEELIFRVFAILLLRKFLPTWMAVVIPAFLWGFLHSNYPQQPCFIRGLEVGLIGIMAGYIFLRWGIFATLIWHYSIDALFIGLFLFSSSNPYFIISGVFVVGLLLFPMILSLFTIAGQRRLEKETGMWNADEPGAEDHYETGKQLAAKERFATEEQMVARVQIESTEPLEAREWIDARGQLKAEKQHELEGECAAIPGGEAAATMKPLLYVPISLKKYLFLTSVIILSIVILSLIRELRSWPETKVAITSSQAKRLAQDYLEKREVDTSSFNRATSFETLTGGYDDRYIQNVSGWEGLRMAYRLFKDTARWKVRFFTPLLREEYVVSMNERGEDLYHSHIIPEEREAPLVTSIAAREQAERFLQGEKKIPLEDYSLVDSYEDKKPKRVDHHFTWKWDKKRPGDGEYRISASVTDNEVTGYSKFIKIPEEWKIKDEEEGLQDIIFLFLKMVLIASACGFAVALVVRDFMHGKIDWRIVLAVSLLAMASYFIRELNRASTLFYHYETSIPVSSYLSYEILNLVLHGLGIFIATLVISGATLSLWRDTEPGRSPFPDRSQSVRGYFKDSILLGFSSLFIFLAASRLFGWLDRTIDIPRSRISTEHLPGIDTFFPFLEVISTALIIAASLTPAVFFGFLLFRRYLKKVPYFYGVALPVTAILLLDRAKSVPEFLFIFSTTSLAVLMTFQFLRECIRENILALFVSLMFIGSLPRAAALLSQPLAFYKFNGILILALTFLPILMLCAFMLSIDSESRSNDR